A genomic window from Macaca thibetana thibetana isolate TM-01 chromosome 16, ASM2454274v1, whole genome shotgun sequence includes:
- the LOC126939893 gene encoding 40S ribosomal protein S15a-like, which yields MVRMNVLADALKSINNAEKRGKRQVLIRLCSKVIVRFLTVMMKHGYIGEFEIIDDHRAGKIVVNLTGRLNKCGVISPRFDVQLKDLEKWQNNLLPSCQFGFIVLTTSAGIMDHEEARRKHTGGKILGFFF from the coding sequence ATGGTGCGCATGAATGTCCTGGCTGATGCTCTCAAGAGCATCAACAATGCCGAAAAGAGAGGCAAACGCCAGGTGCTTATTAGGCTGTGCTCCAAAGTCATCGTCCGGTTTCTCACTGTGATGATGAAGCATGGTTACATTGGCGAATTTGAAATCATTGATGATCACAGAGCTGGGAAAATTGTTGTGAACCTTACAGGCAGGCTAAACAAGTGTGGAGTGATCAGCCCCAGATTTGATGTGCAActcaaagatctagaaaaatGGCAGAATAATCTGCTTCCATCCTGCCAGTTTGGTTTCATTGTACTGACAACCTCAGCTGGCATCATGGACCATGAAGAAGCAAGACGAAAACACACAGGAGGGAAAATCCTGGGATTCTTTTTCTAG
- the CALCOCO2 gene encoding calcium-binding and coiled-coil domain-containing protein 2 isoform X2, translating into MEKTIEDPPTSAVLLDHCHFSQVIFNSVEKFYIPGGDVTCRYTFTQNFIPRQKDWIGIFRVGWKTVREYYTFMWVTLPIDLNNKSAKQQEVQFKAYYLPKDDEYYQFCYVDQDGVVRGASIPFQFRPENEEDILVVTTQGEVEEIEQHNKELCKENQELKDSCVSLQKQNSDMQAELQKKQEELETLQSINKKLELKVKEQKDYWETELLQLKEQNQKMSSENEKMGIRVDQLQAQLSTQEKEMEKLVQGDQDKTKQLEHLKKENGHLFLSLTEQRKDQKKLEQTVEEMKQNETTAMKKQQELMEPRNKKAALTVEEQLAREVERLKAKVEAGKACFLEKYKECQRLHKQIRQLRAAALEVKQDQKSQQEPMGMGSKEPAVSTVTG; encoded by the exons ATGGAGAAGACCATCGAAGATCCCCCCACATCAGCTGTCTTGCTGGATCACTGTCATTTCTCTCAGGTCATCTTTAACAGTGTGGAGAAGTTCTACATCCCTGGAGGGGACGTCACATGTCGTTATACCTTCACCCAGAATTTCATCCCTCGTCAAAAGGATTGGATTGGCATCTTTAGA GTGGGATGGAAGACAGTCCGTGAGTATTACACCTTCATGTGGGTTACTTTGCCCATTGACCTAAACAACAAATCAGCTAAACAGCAGGAAGTCCAATTCAAAG CTTACTACCTGCCCAAGGATGATGAGTATTACCAGTTCTGCTATGTGGATCAGGATGGCGTGGTCCGGGGAGCAAGTATTCCTTTCCAGTTCCGTCCAGAAAATGAGGAAGACATCCTGGTTGTTACCACTCAG GGAGAGGTAGAAGAGATTGAGCAGCACAACAAGGAGCTTTGCAAAGAAAACCAGGAGCTGAAGGATAGCTGTGTCAGCCTCCAGAAGCAGAACTCAGACATGCAGGCTGAGCTCCAAAAGAAGCAG GAGGAGCTAGAAACCCTACAGAGCATCAATAAGAAGTTGGAACTGAAAGTGAAAGAACAGAAGGACTATTGGGAGACAGAGTTGCTTCA ACTgaaagaacaaaaccagaagaTGTCCTCAGAAAATGAGAAGATGGGAATCAGAGTGGATCAGCTTCAG gcccAGTTGTCaactcaagagaaagaaatggagaagctTGTTCAGGGAGATCAAGATAAGACAAAGCAGTTAGAGCAcctgaaaaaggaaaatggccACCTCTTTCTCAGTTTAACTGAACAG AGGAAGGACCAGAAGAAGCTCGAGCAGACAGTGGAGGAAATGAAGCAGAATGAAACTACGGCAATGAAGAAACAACAGGAATTAATG GAGCCTAGGAACAAGAAAGCGGCACTAACTGTGGAGGAGCAGTTAGCACGAGAGGTGGAACGCCTTAAGGCAAAGGTAGAGGCCGGGAAAGCCTGTTTCTTAGAGAAGTACAAAGAGTGTCAACGACTTCACAAACAGATCAGGCAACTCAGGGCGGCTGCACTG GAAGTGAAGCAGGACCAGAAGAGCCAGCAGGAGCCAATGGGGATGGGAAGCAAGGAGCCTGCAGTCAGCACTGTCACCGGGTAG